One window from the genome of Bacillus weihaiensis encodes:
- a CDS encoding F0F1 ATP synthase subunit gamma — MASLRDIKSRITSTKKTSQITKAMEMVSAAKLNRAENNAKAFGPYMNKIQEVVASIANGSSDVSHPMLESRPVKRTGYLVITSDRGLAGAFNSSILRAVYQAVQKRHKSNDEFVIIAIGKIGRDFFKKRGMNVISEITGLGDETNFSSIKDIASNAVNMFADETFDELYMYYNHFVSAIQQDVTEKKLLPLSDISSDSRLTSYEFEPNQEEILEVLLPQYAESLIYGALLDSKASEHAARMTAMKNATDNAKELINGLTLQYNRARQAAITQEITEIVGGAAALE, encoded by the coding sequence CATCATTACGCGATATAAAATCAAGAATTACGTCTACGAAAAAGACAAGTCAGATCACAAAAGCAATGGAAATGGTTTCTGCAGCAAAGCTAAATCGTGCAGAAAACAACGCTAAGGCTTTTGGACCTTACATGAACAAAATTCAAGAGGTAGTTGCAAGTATAGCAAATGGAAGCTCTGATGTGAGCCATCCGATGCTAGAAAGCAGACCTGTAAAGCGTACTGGCTACTTAGTCATCACTTCTGACCGTGGGTTAGCAGGTGCATTCAACAGTAGTATTCTGAGAGCAGTTTATCAAGCGGTTCAGAAGCGCCATAAATCAAATGATGAATTTGTAATCATTGCAATTGGTAAAATTGGTCGTGATTTCTTTAAGAAGCGTGGCATGAACGTCATTTCTGAAATAACAGGACTCGGCGATGAAACGAACTTCTCTAGCATTAAAGATATCGCAAGCAATGCCGTTAACATGTTTGCAGATGAAACGTTTGATGAGCTTTACATGTACTACAACCATTTCGTAAGTGCTATCCAACAGGATGTAACAGAGAAGAAGCTTCTTCCACTTTCAGATATTTCTTCCGATTCTAGACTAACTTCTTATGAGTTTGAACCGAATCAAGAGGAAATCCTTGAAGTGTTATTACCTCAATATGCTGAAAGTCTCATCTACGGAGCATTACTTGATAGTAAAGCTTCTGAGCATGCAGCACGTATGACGGCTATGAAGAATGCGACTGACAATGCGAAAGAGCTTATTAACGGCTTAACATTACAATATAACCGTGCACGTCAAGCAGCGATTACTCAGGAAATTACTGAGATCGTCGGCGGAGCTGCGGCATTAGAATAG